A genome region from Neptunomonas japonica JAMM 1380 includes the following:
- a CDS encoding PEP-CTERM sorting domain-containing protein, which produces MKWNKYLNMTVLASGFLLSSMPVQANVLTYDTWTTNSGGSPNYIFTIDDSTAGKFNYNLTIDPWNAEALGLFVDFGNQDVGNAAAVGLVDTTTIVPGGSGVSLFATDTSSNNCGGGCTLSGLNPSLIAPDGEWELVFRLGDQGYQGQQTFSWVTNSFGLGLSDFGLVGIRSQVFCSGTDLLPDDQSSCGGSDKSYSSTPNTPPNNSVPEPSTLLLFCFGLAGLLYSRRQVLKV; this is translated from the coding sequence ATGAAATGGAACAAATATTTGAACATGACCGTGTTGGCATCTGGTTTTTTGTTGTCATCAATGCCAGTTCAGGCAAATGTTTTAACGTATGATACTTGGACTACCAACTCTGGTGGTTCTCCTAATTACATCTTTACTATAGATGATTCAACTGCCGGCAAATTCAACTATAATTTAACAATTGATCCTTGGAATGCAGAAGCATTGGGCTTGTTTGTTGATTTTGGTAATCAGGATGTGGGTAACGCAGCAGCTGTAGGGCTTGTCGATACGACTACAATTGTTCCTGGCGGCTCGGGAGTTAGCTTGTTTGCTACTGATACCTCTTCGAATAATTGTGGAGGCGGCTGTACTCTTAGCGGTTTGAATCCATCATTAATTGCCCCGGATGGTGAATGGGAATTGGTATTTCGTTTGGGTGATCAGGGGTATCAAGGTCAGCAAACCTTTAGTTGGGTGACTAATAGCTTTGGTCTAGGTTTATCTGACTTTGGTTTGGTAGGTATTCGTTCGCAGGTTTTCTGTAGTGGTACTGATTTACTTCCTGATGATCAAAGTAGTTGCGGGGGGAGTGATAAATCGTATAGTTCTACACCCAATACTCCGCCTAATAACAGCGTGCCAGAACCGTCAACGCTATTGTTATTTTGCTTCGGTCTTGCAGGGTTGCTCTATTCTCGCCGTCAAGTGTTGAAAGTATAG
- a CDS encoding PspC domain-containing protein, translated as MFTAKYRGYDIDLYRSTDKRWIAGVCGGIAENMQWSATGVRICTILLFMFTGAFAVLVYIAAVFLLSSRPYESKTQKGNTYEGSFTSHAYSEKKPNLKQKMFDYGASASNRIEEIRARMTKVDKRIRAMEEHVTSRKFHFDREMRRNSP; from the coding sequence ATGTTCACAGCTAAATACCGAGGTTATGACATCGACTTATACCGCAGCACCGATAAGCGCTGGATTGCAGGCGTGTGCGGCGGCATTGCAGAAAATATGCAGTGGTCAGCTACAGGGGTCAGAATATGCACTATTTTATTATTTATGTTCACCGGCGCTTTCGCGGTATTGGTTTATATAGCCGCTGTTTTCTTGCTATCAAGCAGGCCTTATGAAAGCAAGACACAAAAAGGAAACACATACGAAGGCAGCTTTACTTCACATGCCTACAGCGAGAAAAAGCCCAATTTAAAGCAGAAGATGTTTGACTACGGCGCATCAGCATCAAACCGCATTGAAGAAATACGCGCAAGAATGACCAAAGTAGACAAGCGAATACGTGCCATGGAAGAGCACGTTACTTCACGCAAGTTTCACTTTGATAGAGAAATGCGTCGCAACTCACCTTAA
- the pspB gene encoding envelope stress response membrane protein PspB yields MSSFVFFFVPTVIFLGMVLPLWLVLHYVSRWRSSKGLSAEDKQTLEAAMGEVERLESRLETLETILDAEQPDWQTRHSVD; encoded by the coding sequence ATGTCTAGCTTCGTGTTCTTTTTCGTACCGACAGTTATCTTTCTGGGAATGGTGCTTCCTCTCTGGCTAGTATTGCACTATGTCAGCAGATGGCGCTCTTCCAAAGGGCTTTCGGCTGAAGATAAACAAACACTGGAAGCAGCCATGGGGGAAGTAGAGCGCCTTGAAAGCAGACTAGAAACCCTTGAAACCATTCTCGACGCAGAGCAGCCTGATTGGCAAACTCGTCATTCAGTAGATTAA
- the pspA gene encoding phage shock protein PspA has translation MGIFSRFQDIINANINSLLDRAEDPEKMIRLMIQEMEETLIEVRTTSAKVIADKKMLERRAIALQKDADEWESKAALALNKKREDLARAALTEQAAAAETLEIAHQELDAIEEHLNDLNSEISQLQHKLDDAKAKQKSLLAREQTTRSRLEIKRRFSRDKLNEAFDKFERYERKMDDMEAEVESYDLGTKDLANEIEDLERNEKVDQAMAKLKAQMNKNKSGD, from the coding sequence ATGGGTATTTTTTCTCGCTTTCAGGACATTATTAACGCCAACATCAATTCACTACTGGATCGCGCTGAAGACCCGGAAAAGATGATTCGCTTGATGATTCAAGAAATGGAAGAAACATTAATTGAAGTCCGCACGACATCTGCCAAAGTCATTGCTGACAAGAAAATGCTGGAGCGTAGAGCCATTGCTCTACAAAAAGATGCTGACGAGTGGGAAAGCAAAGCAGCACTAGCTCTCAACAAAAAACGCGAAGACCTTGCGCGTGCAGCACTAACTGAACAAGCGGCCGCTGCAGAAACACTGGAAATAGCACACCAAGAGCTTGATGCTATTGAAGAACACCTAAATGACTTAAATAGTGAAATATCTCAACTACAACACAAACTTGATGATGCTAAAGCTAAACAAAAATCGCTACTGGCCAGAGAGCAAACTACGCGCTCTCGATTGGAGATTAAACGCCGCTTTAGCCGTGACAAACTAAATGAAGCGTTTGATAAGTTTGAACGTTATGAGCGTAAGATGGATGATATGGAAGCTGAAGTAGAAAGCTATGACCTAGGCACTAAGGACCTTGCTAACGAGATTGAAGATCTCGAACGCAACGAAAAAGTTGACCAAGCAATGGCAAAGCTTAAAGCTCAGATGAACAAAAACAAATCTGGTGATTAA
- the pspF gene encoding phage shock protein operon transcriptional activator, with translation MLGESPLMLDLSDQISRIAPLNKPVLVLGERGTGKELVAERVHFLSKRWDQSFLKISCASMNDNLLDSDLFGHEVGAFTGATKRHLGRFERAEGGTLFLDEVATCSTQVQEKLLRIVEYGEYERLGGQHTLQADVRLVAATNDDLQKMSEKKEFRADLLDRLAFDVIHIPPLRYRQEDVLILAESFALSMCFELERQYFSGFTESAKSQMLEYDWPGNVRELRNAVERTVYRQESADEPINTLVLDPFKASWLQAKESPLVVGAPPVADIDEGGLSDQVEALEQQLLLDALTATRFNQKQAAEKLNLTYHQLRSQLRKHKMIPLKSFLERHHSGTTVSKK, from the coding sequence ATGTTAGGTGAATCCCCTTTAATGTTGGACCTATCTGACCAAATTTCCCGAATAGCACCACTCAATAAGCCGGTGCTGGTATTGGGGGAGAGGGGGACAGGTAAGGAGCTGGTTGCAGAGCGTGTTCACTTTCTATCGAAGCGTTGGGATCAAAGCTTCCTTAAAATTAGTTGTGCTTCGATGAATGATAATTTGCTGGATTCTGATCTTTTTGGACATGAAGTAGGGGCTTTTACCGGCGCTACAAAACGCCATTTAGGGCGCTTTGAAAGAGCAGAAGGCGGCACTCTTTTTCTTGATGAGGTGGCGACATGTTCAACACAGGTACAAGAAAAGCTGTTGAGAATTGTTGAGTACGGAGAGTATGAGCGCCTGGGTGGGCAACATACTTTGCAAGCAGACGTTCGTCTGGTTGCAGCAACGAATGATGATTTGCAAAAAATGTCTGAAAAGAAAGAGTTTCGAGCGGACTTATTAGATCGGTTAGCGTTTGATGTTATTCATATTCCTCCTCTTAGGTATCGTCAGGAAGATGTTTTGATTCTTGCTGAGAGTTTTGCTCTAAGTATGTGTTTTGAGCTTGAGCGACAGTACTTTTCGGGCTTTACCGAGAGTGCCAAAAGTCAGATGTTGGAATATGACTGGCCTGGCAACGTGAGGGAGTTGCGTAATGCTGTTGAGCGAACGGTTTACAGGCAAGAATCTGCTGACGAACCAATAAATACGTTAGTTTTAGATCCTTTCAAAGCGAGCTGGCTGCAAGCGAAGGAAAGCCCTCTCGTTGTGGGAGCGCCTCCTGTTGCAGATATTGATGAGGGTGGTCTGTCAGATCAGGTTGAAGCGCTTGAGCAGCAGCTCTTGTTAGATGCGCTTACAGCTACGCGTTTTAATCAAAAGCAAGCAGCTGAAAAATTGAATTTGACTTATCATCAGTTAAGATCGCAATTACGAAAACACAAAATGATTCCTTTAAAAAGCTTTCTTGAGCGTCATCACTCAGGTACTACGGTGAGTAAAAAGTAG
- the ftsA gene encoding cell division protein FtsA — MNTDHNMIVALDIGTSKVVCLVAEVMPDGHIEVVGIGSHPSRGLKRGVVINIESTVGSIQRAVEEAELMAGCKIHSVTVGIAGSHISSLNSHGIVAVRDREVMDHDLERVIDAASAVAIPADQKILHILPQEYLIDNQEGIKEPLGMSGVRLEAKVHLVTGAINAIQNIEKCVRRCGLEVDGVVLEQLASSYAVLTEDEKDLGVCMVDIGGGTTDIAIFTGGSIRHTGVIPIAGDQVTNDIAMALRTPTQHAEQLKMKYACALAQLASIDETIKVPSVGDRPPRDLSRQALAEVVEPRYDELISLVQAELRRSGFEDLVAAGIVLTGGTAKMEGVVELAEEIFHMPVRLAMPHGVRGMDDILQNPIFATGIGLLHYASQGGQVGSASSARMPSKAEGLAGEKRDNTQEMMQPVKQGPSLLIRAKDWLKGNF; from the coding sequence ATGAATACTGATCACAACATGATCGTCGCACTGGATATCGGCACCTCTAAAGTGGTGTGCTTGGTAGCCGAGGTAATGCCCGATGGCCATATTGAGGTTGTCGGTATCGGCTCGCACCCATCGCGGGGACTAAAGCGCGGTGTTGTGATTAATATCGAATCAACGGTGGGTTCTATTCAGCGTGCCGTAGAAGAAGCAGAATTGATGGCCGGTTGTAAAATACACTCGGTAACCGTCGGTATTGCCGGTAGTCATATCAGTAGCTTGAACTCGCATGGGATTGTTGCTGTACGTGATCGCGAAGTCATGGATCATGATCTGGAGCGTGTCATTGATGCAGCCAGTGCTGTAGCGATTCCGGCGGATCAGAAAATTCTGCATATTCTACCGCAGGAATACCTGATCGATAACCAAGAGGGCATTAAAGAGCCCTTGGGTATGTCGGGTGTACGCTTAGAAGCCAAAGTACATTTGGTCACCGGTGCCATTAATGCCATCCAGAATATCGAAAAATGTGTTCGTCGTTGTGGCTTAGAAGTTGATGGCGTTGTACTCGAACAATTAGCGTCTAGCTATGCCGTACTGACCGAAGATGAAAAAGATCTCGGTGTTTGCATGGTGGATATCGGCGGCGGCACTACGGATATTGCTATTTTCACCGGTGGCTCTATTCGCCACACCGGTGTTATTCCTATCGCAGGTGACCAAGTCACCAATGATATTGCCATGGCGCTGCGCACACCGACTCAGCATGCCGAGCAGCTGAAGATGAAATATGCCTGTGCCTTGGCACAGCTCGCCAGCATAGATGAAACCATTAAAGTACCGAGTGTCGGCGATCGTCCTCCGCGTGACTTATCACGTCAAGCACTGGCGGAAGTGGTTGAGCCGCGCTATGACGAACTGATCTCACTTGTGCAAGCAGAGCTGCGCCGCAGTGGTTTTGAAGACCTTGTAGCAGCAGGCATCGTTTTGACCGGTGGTACGGCGAAGATGGAGGGCGTTGTTGAGCTTGCTGAAGAGATCTTCCATATGCCAGTGCGCTTGGCAATGCCACACGGTGTACGTGGTATGGATGATATTTTACAAAACCCTATTTTTGCGACCGGCATTGGCCTGTTGCACTACGCGAGCCAAGGCGGCCAGGTAGGAAGCGCATCGTCGGCACGCATGCCTTCTAAGGCTGAGGGGCTAGCGGGTGAAAAACGAGATAATACACAAGAGATGATGCAACCAGTGAAACAAGGCCCCAGTTTACTAATACGGGCTAAAGACTGGTTGAAAGGGAATTTTTAG
- the ftsZ gene encoding cell division protein FtsZ: protein MFELVDSLPENAVIKVIGVGGGGGNAVQHMVSTDVEGVEFICANTDSQALQNMLSRAVIQIGGELTKGLGAGADPEVGRQAAIEDRERIAEMISGADMVFITAGMGGGTGTGAAPIVAEVAKDLGILTVAVVTKPFPFEGRKRMKIADEGIKQLKENVDSLIIIPNEKLMQVLGRNCSLINAFNTANDVLRGAVQGIADLITRPGMINVDFADVRTVMSEMGMAMMGTGAAKGDDRATVATEAAINSPLLEDVDLKGARGILVNITAGLDLSLGEFSEVGNIVEEYASDNATIVVGTVIDAELTDELRVTVVATGLGQVQTEELKVVNGGTTTRVVSSAADFNQLELPTVLRNRQRAGAPASEQENEMMHAPMKKTGTDDMDFLDIPAFLRRQAD, encoded by the coding sequence ATGTTTGAACTGGTTGATAGCCTACCGGAAAACGCTGTCATTAAAGTGATTGGCGTAGGCGGCGGCGGCGGAAATGCTGTCCAGCATATGGTAAGCACAGATGTTGAAGGTGTTGAGTTCATTTGTGCAAATACAGACTCGCAAGCTTTACAGAATATGCTGTCACGTGCAGTTATTCAAATTGGTGGTGAGCTAACAAAAGGTTTAGGTGCAGGAGCAGACCCGGAAGTAGGGCGTCAGGCGGCTATTGAGGACCGTGAACGCATTGCTGAGATGATCTCTGGTGCTGATATGGTCTTTATCACAGCGGGCATGGGTGGTGGTACTGGGACCGGTGCGGCACCTATTGTTGCTGAAGTAGCAAAAGACCTAGGTATTCTAACGGTGGCTGTCGTAACCAAGCCATTCCCGTTTGAAGGCCGCAAGCGAATGAAAATCGCTGATGAAGGTATTAAGCAATTAAAAGAGAATGTTGATTCATTAATCATCATTCCAAATGAAAAACTAATGCAAGTATTAGGGCGCAACTGTAGTCTGATCAATGCATTTAACACAGCCAATGATGTACTTCGCGGTGCCGTGCAGGGAATTGCTGATCTGATTACCCGTCCTGGTATGATCAACGTCGATTTTGCAGATGTACGTACAGTCATGTCTGAAATGGGCATGGCAATGATGGGTACGGGTGCTGCTAAAGGCGACGATCGTGCCACCGTTGCGACTGAAGCGGCAATTAACAGCCCACTACTAGAAGACGTAGACCTTAAAGGTGCTCGTGGTATTTTGGTAAATATTACAGCAGGCTTGGATTTGAGTCTGGGTGAGTTTTCTGAAGTGGGTAATATTGTTGAAGAATATGCGTCTGATAACGCAACCATTGTTGTGGGGACAGTTATTGATGCGGAATTAACTGACGAGCTACGAGTGACGGTTGTCGCAACGGGTTTAGGGCAGGTACAGACTGAAGAGCTAAAGGTAGTTAATGGCGGCACAACAACGCGTGTGGTGTCCTCTGCTGCTGATTTTAATCAGCTTGAGTTACCAACAGTGTTGCGTAATCGCCAGCGTGCGGGTGCTCCTGCATCAGAGCAAGAAAACGAAATGATGCATGCGCCTATGAAGAAAACAGGTACAGATGATATGGACTTCCTGGATATTCCGGCTTTCTTACGCCGCCAGGCTGATTAG
- a CDS encoding thioredoxin domain-containing protein, whose product MMTKKALAFTSILLLAYLMNNTTAASESKSIRAIQSLNTEYSNTVQQQLAHALKEKDESYQPRTEHKTPDGTPVFTNRLLLESSPYLLQHAHNPVNWFSWSEEALSKARIENKPVFLSIGYSTCHWCHVMEKESFENLEIAAFLNKHFISIKVDREQHPDVDSTYMTAAALLSGHTGWPLTGFITSQGAPFYAASYLPPEQFLSFLHQVNDVWKNNPKAVEEESRYALAQIQRIKAAKNTSTTIQGNSVVSDAAEQWLAQYDEFSGGFSTAPKFPNEPVLFLLLDQALRQQDDTMLNAVLHSLDSMQQGGIYDQVGGGFHRYATDPEWRLPHFEKMLYSQAQLARVYLYAWQITGNPLYKRTTEQTLNYVLRELRHPSGPFYSATDADSDGGEGRYFLWNAEQLREALPDKEQFDLAIELFGLNEGSNFDGSNILYLPQSLPDFAINQQLNAFIFFDQLEHVQKQLLKQRLKRTAPHLDDKIITAWNGMLIRSLAEAGDLLEKPKYTQAASTAAHWLWDHHMSKGTLLRSSREGSSGPEGTLEDYAHLAHAYLTLYNISNNPLWLQRSKQLTNELLNRFWSEEEAQLYLSAKSSLLPFRIKSSQDNATISATAITYELLTQLSKRGSLPLYQTISEQVFASEAAAIQQSPMQYSYLLAMHNQATQGNLKHRQFAAQGALKAELLSSSKGLQLIVELAPGWHINAHSIEDKRLISTSLSADWIAKAHYPESSPLAVAFMPLPISVYSRRLQFDIQPVSEPDKLKAPLHFRFQACSSSQCLAPESLYFSPMH is encoded by the coding sequence ATGATGACTAAAAAAGCGCTAGCTTTCACTTCTATTCTGTTACTCGCATATTTAATGAATAACACCACTGCTGCATCAGAAAGCAAAAGCATAAGAGCAATACAGAGTTTAAATACTGAGTATTCCAACACTGTACAACAGCAGCTAGCACATGCATTAAAGGAAAAAGACGAAAGTTACCAGCCACGTACAGAACACAAAACTCCAGATGGCACTCCAGTGTTTACTAACCGTCTATTGCTTGAGTCCTCTCCCTACCTTTTGCAGCATGCACACAACCCAGTTAACTGGTTTAGCTGGTCCGAAGAGGCATTATCAAAGGCCCGCATAGAAAACAAACCGGTCTTTCTTTCCATTGGCTACTCCACTTGCCACTGGTGCCACGTCATGGAAAAAGAGAGTTTTGAAAATCTAGAAATTGCAGCGTTTTTAAATAAACATTTTATAAGCATTAAAGTCGACCGAGAACAGCACCCTGATGTTGATAGCACTTATATGACAGCAGCGGCACTACTAAGCGGGCACACAGGCTGGCCATTAACCGGCTTTATTACCTCACAAGGCGCTCCCTTTTATGCAGCAAGCTATCTCCCCCCAGAACAGTTTTTAAGCTTTCTGCATCAAGTAAATGATGTGTGGAAAAATAACCCCAAGGCTGTTGAAGAAGAAAGCCGTTATGCACTTGCCCAGATACAAAGAATTAAAGCAGCTAAAAACACATCCACCACTATTCAAGGAAACAGCGTAGTAAGTGACGCAGCCGAGCAATGGTTAGCGCAATATGATGAGTTTTCGGGTGGCTTTAGTACTGCGCCTAAATTCCCCAACGAGCCGGTATTATTTCTTCTACTGGATCAAGCACTCAGACAGCAAGATGACACCATGTTAAACGCAGTATTACATTCACTTGATAGCATGCAGCAAGGCGGCATATACGACCAAGTAGGTGGAGGCTTTCACCGCTACGCGACCGATCCTGAATGGCGACTCCCTCATTTTGAAAAAATGCTCTATAGCCAGGCACAATTAGCCAGAGTTTATCTTTATGCATGGCAAATAACAGGTAACCCGCTTTACAAAAGAACAACAGAACAAACATTAAATTACGTCCTCAGAGAACTTCGCCACCCAAGCGGCCCTTTTTACTCCGCAACCGATGCAGATAGTGATGGAGGAGAAGGACGTTACTTTCTTTGGAATGCTGAACAGCTGCGTGAAGCTTTGCCCGATAAAGAGCAGTTCGATCTTGCCATTGAGCTCTTTGGCTTGAATGAAGGCAGCAACTTTGATGGGAGTAATATTCTTTATCTACCTCAATCACTTCCAGACTTTGCTATTAATCAGCAATTGAATGCTTTTATATTTTTTGATCAACTAGAGCACGTTCAAAAGCAGCTCCTTAAGCAACGACTAAAACGCACCGCACCTCACCTGGATGATAAAATCATTACTGCATGGAATGGCATGCTTATACGCTCATTGGCAGAGGCTGGGGATCTGCTAGAAAAACCCAAATACACTCAAGCGGCCAGCACAGCCGCCCATTGGTTGTGGGATCACCACATGAGCAAGGGAACACTACTTCGCAGCTCAAGAGAAGGAAGCTCTGGGCCAGAGGGCACACTAGAAGATTACGCACACCTTGCCCACGCTTACCTGACACTCTATAACATCAGTAATAACCCACTATGGTTACAGCGAAGCAAGCAGCTAACGAATGAATTGCTCAACAGGTTTTGGAGCGAAGAAGAAGCACAGCTTTACCTGTCAGCCAAAAGCTCTCTTTTACCTTTTCGAATTAAAAGCTCCCAAGATAATGCAACTATATCCGCAACCGCCATCACTTATGAGTTATTAACACAGCTCAGCAAAAGGGGCTCTCTACCTCTTTACCAAACGATATCTGAACAGGTATTTGCTTCTGAAGCGGCAGCTATCCAACAGAGCCCTATGCAGTACAGCTATCTATTAGCCATGCACAACCAAGCTACACAAGGAAACCTTAAGCATAGACAGTTTGCGGCTCAAGGCGCCTTAAAAGCAGAACTACTAAGCAGCAGCAAAGGACTACAGCTAATAGTAGAGCTAGCACCGGGGTGGCATATCAACGCCCATAGCATTGAGGATAAGCGATTAATTTCCACCTCGCTTAGTGCAGACTGGATAGCAAAAGCACACTACCCAGAAAGCTCGCCTTTAGCGGTAGCATTTATGCCGCTGCCGATCAGTGTATATAGCCGAAGATTACAATTTGATATTCAACCAGTAAGCGAGCCAGACAAGCTTAAAGCACCTTTGCATTTTCGTTTTCAAGCGTGCAGTAGTAGCCAATGCTTAGCACCAGAATCGCTTTACTTTTCACCTATGCATTAA
- a CDS encoding CLCA_X family protein, which yields MTLPREFYRHGPDVRQGQQVSFVEVRRRFDFASIRIGRWVTQSEQVRAAGLFYDALVDLMSILQCPEPLISLRGSLSLQYGIGGRPGVAAHYQPSMRCFSLAKNAGPGSIAHEWFHAFDHYLGSTAFDDASSGMFASKAWLSEATPVVHPLNDDLYACFRSIMLDEDGESPSQLFQVSARIDRAMSQVYYSQPEELCARAFEAFIQDAVITNNFLVSGTKATAEAQQGLYPLGGQRERINLAFQHYFNRLGAALNREISRGIRKSAT from the coding sequence ATGACATTACCCCGTGAATTTTATCGACATGGTCCAGATGTTCGGCAAGGGCAGCAAGTGAGCTTTGTTGAAGTCAGGAGACGCTTTGATTTTGCATCTATTCGCATTGGGCGCTGGGTAACTCAATCGGAGCAAGTGCGCGCTGCGGGATTATTTTATGATGCGTTAGTTGATCTCATGAGTATATTGCAATGCCCTGAGCCTTTGATTTCGTTGCGCGGTTCATTGTCGTTGCAATATGGCATAGGCGGGCGTCCAGGTGTTGCCGCTCATTATCAGCCATCAATGCGCTGTTTTTCATTAGCTAAAAATGCAGGCCCGGGCAGTATTGCACATGAGTGGTTTCATGCGTTTGACCACTATCTAGGCAGTACTGCTTTTGACGATGCTTCTTCAGGGATGTTTGCTTCTAAAGCGTGGTTATCAGAAGCAACGCCCGTAGTTCATCCATTGAATGATGACCTATATGCTTGTTTCAGAAGTATAATGTTGGATGAAGATGGCGAGTCCCCCAGTCAGTTGTTCCAAGTATCAGCACGCATCGATAGGGCTATGAGTCAAGTCTACTACAGTCAGCCTGAAGAGCTATGTGCCCGTGCATTTGAAGCTTTTATTCAAGATGCGGTTATTACTAATAACTTTTTAGTATCAGGAACAAAAGCTACAGCCGAAGCACAACAAGGTCTGTATCCGCTGGGAGGGCAGCGTGAGCGAATTAATCTAGCGTTTCAGCATTACTTTAATCGCTTAGGTGCTGCGCTAAATAGGGAGATTAGTCGGGGTATTCGTAAGTCGGCTACGTGA
- a CDS encoding hemerythrin domain-containing protein → MKRSLVLQPLSREHHQALVFSKRLHALADLPEQNQLKEWNEFRLILSDALLSHFDEEEHYFMHELGVKADNSLLKRMMEDHQAMRAYMNSGEVSQLHQFADLLKAHVRFEERELFPWLEKEFSLT, encoded by the coding sequence ATGAAACGTTCTTTGGTTCTTCAGCCATTAAGTCGAGAGCACCATCAAGCGTTGGTGTTTAGTAAACGGTTGCACGCGCTGGCTGACCTGCCTGAGCAAAACCAGCTTAAAGAGTGGAATGAGTTTAGGCTTATATTAAGTGATGCTCTGTTGTCGCATTTTGATGAAGAAGAGCACTACTTTATGCATGAGTTGGGCGTGAAAGCAGATAACAGTCTTTTAAAAAGAATGATGGAAGATCATCAGGCAATGCGTGCTTATATGAACTCAGGTGAAGTGAGCCAATTACATCAATTTGCTGACTTATTAAAAGCACATGTACGTTTTGAGGAAAGAGAA